One window of the Betaproteobacteria bacterium genome contains the following:
- the pntB gene encoding Re/Si-specific NAD(P)(+) transhydrogenase subunit beta, with protein MSASLVTVSYIAAIMLFILSLGGLSNPESSRRGNLYGMIGMTIAVLATIFGPRVTTGGLGWIIGSLLVGGSIGMYLARTVQMTQMPELVAFMHSMVGLAAMVVGFASYVDPTSTAGLTSAEQGIHHIEVYVGILIGAVTLSGSVIAFGKLSGKISGTPLTLPARHWLNLIGLLVVIWYGREFLNAHTIEAGMTPLIVMTVIALLFGIHMVMAIGGADMPVVVSMLNSYSGWAAAATGFMLSNDLLIVTGALVGSSGAILSFIMCQAMNRHFISVIAGGFGSGGGTAPAAGAAQPAGEVVPVSALETAELLKEAKSVIIVPGYGMAVAQAQHTVYEITKFLRDKGKIVRFGIHPVAGRMPGHMNVLLAEAKVPYDIVMEMDEINDDFPTTDVTMIIGANDIVNPSAQDDPNSPIAGMPVLEVWKGKTSIVMKRSMASGYAGVDNPLFYKENNRMLFGDAKKMLDEVLTALKTD; from the coding sequence ATGTCCGCAAGCCTCGTAACCGTTTCCTACATCGCCGCCATCATGCTTTTCATCCTGAGCCTGGGCGGCCTCTCCAATCCCGAGTCATCACGCCGGGGAAATCTCTACGGCATGATCGGCATGACCATCGCCGTGCTCGCGACCATCTTTGGCCCCCGCGTCACCACGGGTGGTCTCGGCTGGATCATCGGCTCGCTGCTGGTCGGTGGCAGCATCGGCATGTATCTGGCACGCACGGTGCAGATGACGCAGATGCCCGAACTGGTCGCGTTCATGCACAGCATGGTCGGCCTCGCCGCCATGGTGGTCGGTTTTGCCAGCTATGTTGACCCGACCTCCACGGCCGGATTGACGTCCGCCGAGCAAGGCATCCACCACATCGAGGTCTACGTCGGCATCCTCATCGGCGCGGTCACGCTGTCCGGTTCGGTGATCGCCTTTGGCAAGCTCTCCGGCAAGATCAGCGGCACACCGCTGACATTGCCCGCGCGCCACTGGCTGAACCTCATCGGCCTGCTGGTGGTGATCTGGTACGGACGCGAATTCCTGAACGCGCACACGATCGAAGCCGGCATGACACCGTTGATCGTCATGACCGTGATCGCGCTGCTGTTCGGCATTCACATGGTGATGGCCATCGGTGGCGCTGACATGCCGGTGGTGGTCTCGATGCTGAACAGCTACTCCGGTTGGGCGGCCGCCGCGACCGGCTTCATGCTGTCGAACGATCTGCTGATCGTGACCGGTGCGCTGGTCGGTTCGAGTGGTGCGATCCTTTCCTTCATCATGTGCCAGGCGATGAACCGGCATTTCATCAGCGTGATCGCGGGGGGGTTCGGCAGTGGCGGCGGTACGGCGCCTGCTGCCGGTGCCGCGCAACCCGCCGGTGAAGTCGTGCCGGTAAGTGCGCTGGAGACAGCCGAATTGCTGAAGGAAGCCAAGAGCGTCATCATCGTGCCGGGCTACGGCATGGCGGTCGCGCAGGCGCAGCACACGGTGTATGAAATCACCAAGTTCCTTCGCGACAAAGGCAAGATTGTGCGCTTCGGCATTCACCCCGTCGCCGGTCGCATGCCGGGCCACATGAACGTGTTGCTGGCCGAAGCGAAAGTGCCGTACGACATCGTCATGGAAATGGACGAGATCAACGATGACTTCCCGACCACCGATGTCACGATGATTATCGGCGCCAACGACATCGTGAACCCCAGCGCGCAGGACGATCCCAACAGCCCCATCGCCGGCATGCCGGTGCTGGAAGTCTGGAAGGGCAAGACCTCGATCGTGATGAAACGCAGCATGGCCTCCGGCTACGCGGGCGTCGACAACCCGCTCTTCTACAAAGAGAACAATCGCATGCTGTTTGGCGATGCGAAGAAGATGCTGGATGAAGTGTTGACGGCGTTGAAGACGGATTAG